One Coffea eugenioides isolate CCC68of unplaced genomic scaffold, Ceug_1.0 ScVebR1_18;HRSCAF=85, whole genome shotgun sequence genomic region harbors:
- the LOC113756019 gene encoding putative disease resistance protein RGA3 — translation MFDRRKSYKMHDRLHELASSLSKDQWSIMLGTDIEANDLKLAAHMTLISCKAEILKSLRGKEKLRTLRLLNSGVLGETLACTISLRVLIVVDWHVDELPDSVSKLKLLHYLDISKTKILKLPDSISELYNLQTLKLYDLIELPKNFENLVSLRHLYIEMFQDFNKLSDLPPQFRKIINPSSFKPCFKAYLHSKCPIEKLDTLLERPDLCYRLSIYCLENVNSYEEATKAKLSIMSTIECLRFHWNARRENEYNEEVLEGLQPNPNIKYLAIENYKGSAFPLWMENTSQPLILHHLVRMELEDCSCCEQVPPLGHLPCLKIVKMQGMVNVKSIGAEFYGFTNVHDQCSTSSSASRVFPQLRELTLWEMTSLEEWSNHSSSVCPLLEKFEVEQCPKLKCLPNVMTTSHRLRRLEVAMCDSLGCLPEGVGGLESLKDLDIHGLPSLSQLSIGCFDNLKTLTIGGFSDAPDFEVFDDIGLWWAGDSPRVDF, via the exons ATGTTCGACAGGAGAAAATCCTACAAGATGCATGATCGTTTGCATGAACTTGCTTCGTCCTTATCAAAGGATCAATGGTCGATTATGCTAGGAACCGACATTGAAGCCAATGATCTCAAGTTGGCTGCACATATGACCCTGATTAGTTGcaaagcagaaattttgaaATCCTTGAGAGGAAAGGAAAAGCTTAGAACACTTCGTTTGTTGAACAGTGGAGTTCTTGGAGAAACGCTGGCATGCACTATTTCTCTTCGTGTCTTAATTGTGGTCGATTGGCATGTTGATGAACTGCCGGATTCGGTGAGCAAATTAAAACTTCTACACTATCTTGACATCTCGAAGACCAAGATTCTAAAACTTCCAGATTCAATTTCAGAACTATACAATCTGCAAACCTTGAAACTCTATGATCTGATAGAGTTGCCAAAGAATTTTGAGAATCTGGTTAGTTTGAGACACCTTTATATTGAGATGTTCCAGGACTTCAATAAACTCAGTGATTTGCCTCCTCAATTTCGAAAGATAATCAACCCTTCTTCTTTTAAACCATGCTTTAAAGCATATCTACACAGCAAGTGTCCGATTGAGAAGTTAGACACGTTATTGGAGCGTCCAGATTTGTGTTATCGTCTCAGCATTTACTGCCTCGAGAATGTGAATAGCTATGAGGAGGCCACCAAAGCAAAGCTATCAATTATGTCAACAATAGAATGTTTAAGGTTCCATTGGAATGCAAGGAGGGAAAATGAATATAATGAGGAAGTTTTGGAAGGTCTTCAACCTAACCCAAACATAAAATATCTGGCAATCGAAAATTACAAAGGTTCAGCATTTCCTCTCTGGATGGAGAATACGAGTCAGCCACTGATACTTCACCATCTTGTGAGGATGGAGTTGGAGGACTGCAGCTGTTGTGAACAAGTTCCGCCACTGGGTCACCTTCCCTGTCTCAAAATTGTAAAGATGCAAGGGATGGTCAATGTTAAAAGCATTGGGGCTGAATTCTATGGTTTTACAAATGTTCATGATCAATGCAGCACCAGTAGCAGTGCAAGTCGAGTTTTTCCTCAATTAAGAGAACTCACACTATGGGAAATGACAAGTCTAGAGGAGTGGTCGAATCATTCTTCAAGTGTCTGTCCTCTTctggagaaatttgaagttgAGCAATGCCCCAAACTGAAATGTCTCCCAAATGTAATGACTACCAGTCATAGGCTGAGAAGGCTAGAGGTTGCCATGTGTGACAGTTTGGGATGCCTACCAGAAGGAGTTGGAGGACTTGAGTCACTCAAGGATTTGGATATACACGGCCTGCCATCTCTGTCTCAGCTGTCTATTGGATGTTTTGACAACCTCAAGACTTTGACAATAGGTGGCTTCTCCGATGCTCCAGA CTTTGAGGTTTTTGATGATATCGGGTTATGGTGGGCTGGAGACTCTCCCAGAGTGGATTTCTAA
- the LOC113756018 gene encoding uncharacterized protein LOC113756018 has product MDTGGRGRGRGRGRGPEGENENEPDQVATAIQRMADLLERMVNQQGQGQGQHAGNPGNNAGNNDREDRALERFHKFAPPKFVGGPNPDLAEGWLDSMLDIFAALGYAEERKISFAVFQFEGAARAWWIVIKAKWERERTPWTWVNFTREFNEKYFPPIVQERREDEFIRLRQGMSSVAEYETQFTKLSRFAPDLRPRQVDTFSQALEKAQRIEAARAQVKAFHDRKRKQPSSSTYTPGQSLKNEPLTKFGRGAGGPRPAGTPDRENSGRGPQRGGQRGGPSIGPRLTCGFCGGNHTSDNCWKQSSVRKCFKCGSSEHLIAQCPNLQQERASTPQSTGAASKPANAGGNRPKVPVRVYAMGRQEVTDPSAVIEGTLSLFRRTANVLIDPVATHSFVNPAFMAYIDVNAEKLPYDLEIKTPVTNKSLLANMVYKGCEVWIGKRKLLVDLIILALQGNDVILGMDWLAKYHAQLDCRAKTVDFHIPGEPTLQLDVRGKLTSATLISGIKARKLLSKGARGTNVTTSGKGHRI; this is encoded by the exons ATGGACACCGGTGGTCGAGGTAGAGGTAGGGGGCGCGGACGAGGCCCGGAGGGAGAGAATGAGAACGAACCcgaccaagtagctacagccattcAGCGGATGGCTGATTTATTGGAGAGAATGGTAAATCAACAAGGTCAGGGACAGGGTCAACATGCTGGAAACCCTGGGAATAACGCGGGGAATAATGATAGAGAGGACCGTGCGCTAGAACGGTTCCACAAGTTTGCCCCTCCTAAATTTGTAGGTGGACCAAATCCTGACCTAGCCGAGGGTTGGTTAGACAGTATGTTAGATATCTTTGCCGCACTTGGATATGCAGAGGAGCGGAAAATTTCTTTTGCAgtttttcagtttgagggagctgccCGGGCTTGGTGGATTGTAATCAAGGCCAAGTGGGAGCGGGAGCGGACTCCCTGGACCTGGGTTAACTTCACccgggaatttaatgaaaaatattttccaccGATAGTACAAGAGAGGCgggaagatgaatttatccgCCTGCGCCAAGGGATGTCaagtgtggctgagtatgagactcagttcaccAAACTGTCCCGTTTTGCTCCGGATTTG CGGCCGCGCCAGGTGGATACATTTAGCCAGGCGCTAGAGAAGGCGCAGAGGATAGAGGCAGCCAGGGCTCAGGTCAAAGCTTTCCATGATCGTAAACGAAAACAACCAAGCTCGAGTACCTACACCCCTGGACAGAGCTTGAAGAACGAACCACTCACCAAGTTCGGTAGAGGAGCAGGAGGTCCGCGGCCAGCAGGGACCCCAGACCGAGAAAATTCTGGGCGAGGGCCCCAGAGAGGTGGGCAGCGCGGAGGACCCAGTATAGGACCCAGGCTGACCTGCGGCTTTTGTGGAGGCAATCACACATCCGATAATTGTTGGAAGCAGAGTTCGGTGCGAAAGTGCTTCAAGTGTGGTAGCTCGGAGCACTTGATTGCTCAATGCCCCAACCTGCAGCAAGAACGAGCCAGTACCCCTCAGTCAACAGGAGCTGCATCCAAGCCCGCTAATGCAGGGGGAAATCGACCTAAAGTGCCAGTCAGGGTATATGCTATGGGTCGACAAGAGGTGACTGACCCTTCGGCAGTCATCGAAGGTACGCTTTCTCTTTTTCGGCGTACCGCGAATGTTTTAATTGACCCTGTTGCCACGCactcctttgttaaccctgcaTTCATGGCTTATATCGATGTTAATGCTGAAAAGTTACCGTATGACCTAGAAATCAAGACCCCTGTCACTAATAAGAGTTTACTTGCCAATATGGTCTATAAGGGGTGCGAGGTATGGATTGGGAAACGAAAATTATTGGTGGATTTGATAATATTGGCTCTTCAGGGGAATGATGTCATACtaggtatggactggttagccaaatacCATGCGCAGTTAGATTGCCGCGCTAAAACAGTTGATTTTCATATACCGGGTGAACCTACACTCCAACTTGATGTTCGAGGAAAGTTAACCTCAGCTACTCTTATTTCTGGGATTAAGGCTAGGAAACTGCTAAGTAAAGGGGCCCGAGG AACTAACGTCACTACCTCCGGAAAGggacatagaatttaa